In one window of Camelina sativa cultivar DH55 chromosome 15, Cs, whole genome shotgun sequence DNA:
- the LOC104746405 gene encoding protein ASPARTIC PROTEASE IN GUARD CELL 2, which yields MLLPLFFFLLFNLHLHLSSSSSISFPDFQIIDVLQPPLSVTGTLLNDTHFSDDSTSKYTLRLLHRDRFPSVTYRNHHHRLHARMRRDTDRVAALLRRISGKAVSSSSDARYEVDDFGSDVVSGMDQGSGEYFVRIGVGSPPRDQYMVIDSGSDMVWVQCQPCKLCYKQSDPVFDPAKSGSYTGVSCGSSVCDRVGISGCHSDGCRYEVMYGDGSYTKGTLALETLTFSKTVVRNVAMGCGHRNRGMFIGAAGLLGIGGGSMSFVGQLTGQTGGAFGYCLVSRGTDSTGSLVFGREALPVGASWVPLIRNPQAPSFYYVGLKGLGVGGVRVPLPDGVFDLTETGDGGVVMDTGTAVTRLPTVAYAAFRDGFKSQTANLPRASGVSIFDTCYDLSGFVSVRVPTVSFYFTEGPVLTLPARNFLMPVDDTGTYCFAFAASPTGLSIIGNIQQEGIQVSFDGANGFVGFGPNVC from the coding sequence AtgcttctccctctcttcttctttcttctcttcaatctccatctccatctttcttcttcttcttcaatctctttccCTGATTTTCAAATCATCGACGTTTTACAACCTCCTCTCTCCGTCACCGGAACTCTTCTCAACGACACCCATTTCTCCGACGACTCCACTTCCAAATACACCCTTCGCCTCCTCCACCGCGACAGATTCCCTTCCGTCACTTACCgtaaccaccaccaccgtctccATGCTCGTATGCGCAGAGACACTGACAGAGTCGCCGCCCTTCTCCGCCGCATTTCTGGCAAAGCCGTCTCTTCCTCCTCCGACGCTAGATACGAGGTCGACGATTTCGGGTCCGATGTGGTTTCCGGTATGGATCAAGGGAGCGGCGAGTACTTCGTCAGAATCGGCGTCGGAAGCCCGCCGAGAGATCAGTACATGGTCATTGATTCCGGTAGTGATATGGTTTGGGTTCAGTGTCAGCCTTGCAAGCTCTGTTACAAACAATCCGACCCGGTTTTTGACCCGGCTAAATCCGGGTCTTACACAGGTGTCTCTTGCGGCTCTTCCGTCTGTGACCGGGTCGGAATCTCCGGCTGTCACTCCGACGGGTGCCGTTACGAGGTCATGTACGGAGACGGGTCTTACACGAAAGGAACATTGGCTCTCGAAACGCTGACGTTTTCTAAAACGGTGGTTAGAAACGTTGCCATGGGATGTGGCCACCGGAACAGAGGAATGTTTATCGGAGCTGCTGGGCTATTGGGTATTGGAGGCGGTTCGATGTCGTTCGTGGGTCAATTAACCGGTCAAACCGGTGGTGCGTTCGGTTATTGTTTAGTGAGCCGAGGCACTGACTCAACCGGTTCATTAGTATTCGGGCGAGAAGCTTTACCCGTTGGAGCCTCGTGGGTACCGCTGATCCGTAACCCGCAGGCTCCGAGTTTCTACTACGTTGGGCTCAAGGGCCTCGGGGTTGGAGGCGTACGGGTTCCTTTACCGGATGGTGTTTTCGACTTGACTGAAACCGGTGACGGTGGTGTGGTTATGGACACTGGAACCGCCGTTACAAGGCTTCCAACGGTGGCTTACGCTGCGTTCCGAGATGGGTTCAAGTCGCAGACCGCGAATTTGCCGCGGGCTTCGGGCGTATCGATATTTGACACGTGTTATGACTTGTCCGGGTTTGTCTCGGTACGAGTCCCGACGGTGTCGTTTTATTTTACGGAAGGTCCGGTTTTGACGTTACCGGCTAGGAATTTTCTGATGCCGGTGGACGATACGGGGACATATTGTTTTGCGTTTGCGGCGTCTCCGACGGGTTTGTCGATAATAGGGAACATACAACAAGAAGGGATTCAAGTATCTTTCGACGGAGCCaatggttttgttggttttggcCCCAACGTTTGCTAG
- the LOC104746402 gene encoding uncharacterized protein LOC104746402, translating to MGSSTNDAVLESARPFLRGELEKIDPKLPSLIAVLKSVGAGECWHKHGSFLDHLIDIYKILKLWKAPESVCLCGLFHSAYSNSYVNLAIFDPSTGRDVVRDHVGEAAESLIHLFCVVPRQTLIHDDLLFNYSDRELVEHLGCSEVSLRNAKEKGVFDGDEEWRKKVNGLVPENGVAVKHIKTGEEIVVSRRVVGVFLLMTMADFSDQLFGFQDELFCNRDGRLEFRGNNVTALWPGNGKPGLWMNSNSRMGAIYSLIVREEEILMEERRRVSGSGLVLRKERDEDIELVVPPVFSFCTKVLDAKEQIEAREMYWEVVSSDTSKEGYLERAEEILLGCIEKNPFVGEPHVLLSQVYLGKKRFKEAEREAEKGLLLLLQWGSPWDKRMSWEGWIAWVRVLLMKSQDQSWPDVSWGILNLGLVR from the exons ATGGGTTCATCAACAAACGACGCCGTTCTAGAATCAGCCCGTCCCTTTCTCCGAGGAGAGCTAGAGAAGATCGATCCCAAACTCCCGTCTTTGATCGCCGTCCTCAAAAGCGTCGGAGCCGGCGAGTGTTGGCACAAACACGGAAGCTTCTTAGATCACTTGATCGACATCTACAAGATCCTCAAGCTATGGAAAGCTCCTGAATCCGTCTGCCTCTGCGGTCTATTCCACTCTGCTTACTCCAACTCCTATGTCAATCTAGCCATCTTCGATCCTTCAACTGGCCGTGACGTGGTCCGTGATCACGTCGGCGAAGCTGCCGAGTCCTTGATTCATCTCTTCTGCGTTGTTCCGAGACAGACTCTGATTCACGACGATCTTTTGTTTAATTACTCTGATCGTGAGCTCGTTGAGCATCTTGGTTGTTCAGAGGTTTCGTTGAGGAACGCCAAGGAGAAAGGGGTTTTCGATGGGGATGAAGAGTGgaggaagaaggtgaatggTTTGGTTCCTGAGAACGGTGTTGCTGTGAAACATATCAAGACAGGTGAAGAAATCGTTGTTTCGAGGAGAGTCGTTGGTGTTTTCTTGTTGATGACTATGGCGGATTTTAGTGATCAGCTTTTTGGGTTTCAAGATGAGCTCTTCTGTAACCGTGATGGGAGGCTTGAGTTTAGAGGGAATAACGTGACTGCGTTATGGCCTGGGAATGGGAAGCCTGGGCTCTGGATGAATTCTAATTCGAGGATGGGAGCGATTTATAGTTTGATTGTGAGAGAAGAGGAGATTTTGATGGAGGAGAGGAGAAGGGTTTCTGGTTCTGGACTTGTTTTGAGAAAGGAGAGAGATGAGGATATTGAGCTTGTGGTGCCTCCAGTTTTCAGCTTTTGTACCAAG GTATTGGATGCAAAGGAGCAGATAGAAGCGAGGGAGATGTACTGGGAAGTTGTGAGCAGTGACACAAGCAAAGAAGGGTACTTGGAGAGAGCAGAGGAGATATTGTTGGGTTGTATTGAGAAGAACCCATTTGTGGGAGAGCCACATGTGTTGTTGAGTCAAGTGTATTTGGGAAAGAAGAGATtcaaagaagcagagagagaggcaGAGAAAGGGCTTCTTCTGCTCTTGCAATGGGGAAGTCCTTGGGACAAGAGGATGTCATGGGAAGGTTGGATTGCTTGGGTTAGAGTTCTTCTCATGAAGTCACAGGATCAATCTTGGCCTGATGTTTCTTGGGGTATCTTGAACTTAGGTCTTGTGCGCTAA
- the LOC104746403 gene encoding mitochondrial import receptor subunit TOM40-1, translating to MADLLPPLMAAQVDAKTKVDEKVDYSNLPSPVPYEELHREAFMSLKADNFEGLRFDFTKALNQKFSLSHSVMMGPTEVPSQSAETIKIPTAHYEFGANYFEPKLMLIGRVMTDGRLNARLKADLTDKLIVKANAQITNEPHLSHAMFNFDYMGSDYRAQLQLGNSALIGATYIQSVTNRLSLGGEVFWAGVPRKSGIGYAARYESDKMVATAQVASTGAVVMNYVQKISEKVSLATDFMFNYFSRDVTASVGYDYILRQARVRGKIDSNGVASALLEERLSMGLNFLLSAELDHKKKDYKFGFGLTVG from the exons ATGGCGGATCTTCTACCACCTCTCATGGCGGCACAAGTCGATGCGAAGACTAAAGTCGATGAGAAAGTTGATTACTCCAACCTCCCTTCCCCTGTTCCCTATGAGGAACTTCACCGTGAAGCTTTCA TGTCTTTAAAGGCGGACAATTTTGAGGGTTTACGCTTCGACTTTACCAAGGCGTTGAATCAAAAGTTTTCTCTCAGTCACAG TGTAATGATGGGGCCAACAGAAGTTCCTTCTCAGTCCGCTGAAACAATCAAAATTCCAACTGCCCATTATGAGTTTGGTGCCAATTATTTTGAGCCAAAG TTGATGCTTATTGGAAGGGTTATGACTGATGGTAGACTAAATGCGAGATTGAAAGCGGATTTAACTGATAAGTTAATTGTGAAGGCGAATGCTCAG ATAACAAATGAGCCACATCTGTCACATGCAATGTTCAACTTTGATTACATG GGCTCAGACTACAGAGCCCAGCTTCAGCTTGGAAACAGTGCTCTAATTGGAGCAACTTATATACAG AGTGTTACAAACCGTCTATCCTTGGGTGGTGAAGTTTTCTGGGCTGGTGTGCCTCGAAAGTCGGGAATAGGCTATGCTGCTCGATACGAGTCAGATAAAATG GTTGCCACTGCACAAGTTGCTAGCACCGGTGCTGTTGTTATGAACTATGTTCAGAAAATTTCAGAGAAG GTTTCACTTGCCACTGATTTCATGTTCAACTACTTTTCAAGAGATGTTACAGCTAGTGTTGGGTATGACTACATTCTTAGACAG GCCCGTGTGCGGGGAAAAATCGATTCCAACGGAGTTGCATCCGCACTCCTTGAAGAAAGATTGAGTATGGGACTCAATTTTCTTCTGTCTGCAGAG cTGGATCACAAGAAGAAGGACTATAAGTTTGGTTTCGGATTAACAGTTGGTTAA
- the LOC104746404 gene encoding helicase-like transcription factor CHR27 isoform X2 — protein MDSAIEISSDSDSDDEVIRSPPQTRANPPWLAGMRTFPRMIFPTVDSHPRADITNQAPRNGASSDTSRPQPGVSKPFSGNGNTVNSRISNASGADYERLPSQQALKRTLPPSFNPPPIPSRSGPNNTSNXNTFGDHDSADYERLPSQQALKRTLPPSFNPPPIPSRSGPNNTSNASGSRFSSDNSRPAVSPVRNKSTFGDHYSGAHAEIGIHRGMNGVRILPPSLNHGTSASVSHLAGSSDPVHRFGIDEDRNANNDERLVYQAALQGLNQPMTEIDLHPGTLSVPLMRHQKIALAWMFQKETRSLHCSGGILADDQGLGKTVSTIALILKQKLESQLKSKKSSNQEIEALVLDADDESDNAKPESGSHVKPEFNVSNNCEIKVLTAGGNDENGALDMEKVKDEEENSSTRAFKWKRPAAGTLIVCPASVVRQWARELEEKVSEESKLSVLVYHGGNRTKDPNELAEYDVVVTTYAIVTNEAPEKPLVDEDENDEKNTENYSISLSKYKKRKATAIANKKSKKRGRKNTDSSSSEPDCGALAKVGWFRIVLDEAQTIKNHRTQVAKACCTLRAKMRWCLSGTPIQNTIDDLFSYFRFLRYDPYAAYKSFYNTIKVPISRNSPHGYKKLQAVLKTIMLRRTKGTLLDGKPIINLPPKKVNLSKVEFSVEERSFYRKLEADSRSQFKAYAAAGTLSQNYANILLMLLRLRQACDHPQLVKGYNPEPVGKVSEEAARRLPRETRMRLINCLLESSSAICYVCDDPPENPVVTLCGHVFCYQCVLDYMNGDEDMCPVPRCRQQLGHDVVFSESSLRNCSTEDLGCSSSHDKGVDSSVFLKSEFSSSKIKAVLDILQSLSQQDSPNSAQPGQMPSSSQLQPYDDDDVTIVEPMSLHSSLPSQGAVKTIIFSQWTSMLDLVEVCFLENGIVFRRLDGTMSLAARDTAVKEFSKNPDVKVMLMSLKAGNLGLNMIAACHVILLDLWWNPTTEDQAIDRAHRIGQTRPVTVTRITVKDTVEDRILSLQEEKRKMVASAFGEDNGGSSATRLTVDDLKYLFMV, from the exons ATGGATTCTGCTATTGAAATTAGTTCAGATAGTGATAGTGATGACGAGGTTATTAGGTCACCCCCTCAAACCAGGGCAAATCCCCCATGGCTAGCTG gCATGAGAACGTTTCCTCGAATGATTTTTCCTACAGTGGATAGTCATCCTAGGGCTGATATTACAAATCAGGCTCCTCGCAATGGTGCCTCAAGTGATACCTCTCGGCCTCAA CCTGGAGTCTCTAAGCCTTTTTCAGGGAATGGGAACACTGTTAACTCGAGAATTTCGAATGCATCTGGTGCTGACTATGAGAGACTGCCGTCTCAGCAAGCTCTTAAAAGAACCCTTCCACCCTCTTTTAATCCTCCTCCCATTCCTTCCAGAAGCGGCCCTAACAATACAAGTAATNACAA CACCTTTGGTGATCATGATAGTGCTGACTATGAGAGACTGCCGTCTCAGCAAGCTCTTAAAAGAACCCTTCCACCCTCTTTTAATCCCCCTCCCATTCCTTCCAGAAGCGGCCCTAACAATACAAGTAATGCCAGTGGGAGTCGCTTTAGCTCGGATAATAGTCGTCCAGCTGTGTCACCTGTACGCAACAAGAGTACCTTTGGTGATCATTATAGTGGAGCCCATGCTGAGATAGGAATCCATCGTGGCATGAATGGGGTTAGGATCCTGCCTCCATCTCTGAATCATGGAACGTCTGCTTCTGTTTCTCATCTTGCTGGTTCAAGTGATCCAGTGCACAGGTTTGGCATTGATGAAGATAGGAATGCTAATAACGATGAGAGGCTGGTCTACCAGGCTGCACTACAG GGTTTGAATCAACCCATGACCGAAATCGATCTACATCCTGGTACTCTTTCAGTTCCTCTTATGAGGCATCAG AAAATTGCGTTAGCATGGATGTTTCAGAAGGAAACGAGAAGTTTGCATTGTTCAGGAGGGATACTAGCAGATGATCAG GGACTTGGTAAGACGGTCTCCACGATTGCTCTTATCCTAAAGCAAAAGCTTGAGTCACAATTgaagtccaaaaagtcaagcAATCAAGAAATTGAGGCATTGGTCCTGGATGCTGATGATGAGTCAGACAATGCAAAGCCTGAAAGTGGTAGTCATGTAAAACCAGAGTTCAATGTTTCGAACAATTGTGAGATCAAGGTTCTGACTGCTGGTGGTAATGATGAGAATGGCGCTTTAGATATGGAGAAagtcaaagatgaagaagagaattcTTCAACACGGGCATTTAAGTGGAAGAGACCAGCTGCTGGTACATTAATTGTTTGTCCAGCGAGTGTTGTAAGGCAGTGGGCAAGAGAACTTGAGGAGAAGGTTTCTGAAGAATCCAAACTTTCTGTGTTAGTCTACCATGGTGGAAATAGAACCAAAGATCCTAATGAATTAGCAGAATATGATGTGGTTGTGACAACTTACGCTATTGTTACTAATGAAGCTCCCGAAAAACCTTTGGTCGATGAGGATGAGAACGATGAGAAAAATACTGAAAATTATAGTATTTCCCTCTCCAAGTATAAGAAACGGAAAGCCACGGCGATTGCCAATAAGAAGAGTAAAAAAAGAGGTAGAAAAAACACTGACAGTTCTTCTTCTGAGCCTGATTGCGGGGCTCTAGCAAAAGTTGGGTGGTTCAGAATAGTACTGGATGAAGCTCAGACAATAAAGAATCATAGAACACAAGTGGCAAAAGCCTGTTGCACTCTTCGAGCCAAAATGAGGTGGTGTCTGTCTGGAACACCAATACAAAATACGATTGATGATTTGTTTAGCTATTTCAGGTTTCTTAGATATGATCCATATGCGGCGTACAAGTCATTTTATAATACAATCAAGGTTCCAATTTCCAGAAATTCTCCCCACGGTTACAAGAAGCTTCAAGCTGTTCTAAAGACTATAATGCTGCGCCGCACCAAAG GAACATTGCTTGATggaaaaccaataattaatcTACCTCCAAAGAAAGTTAATTTGAGCAAGGTAGAGTTTTCAGTGGAGGAGCGGTCTTTCTACAGAAAGCTTGAAGCGGATTCTCGTTCACAATTCAAG GCCTATGCTGCTGCGGGAACTTTGAGTCAAAACTATGCAAATATTCTTCTGATGCTTTTGCGACTACGCCAAGCCTGCGACCACCCACAACTTGTTAAAGGATATAACCCGGAACCTGTTGGTAAAGTATcagaagaagcagctagaagacTCCCTAGGGAGACTCGAATGAGACTGATCAATTGCTTATTAGAGTCATCATCTGCCATCTGCTATGTCTGCGAT GATCCACCAGAAAACCCTGTTGTTACGCTATGTGGCCATGTATTTTGCTATCAATGTGTTTTAGATTATATGAATGGCGATGAGGACATGTGCCCTGTACCGAGATGCAGACAACAGCTTGGGCATGATGTTGTTTTCTCTGAATCTTCTCTTAGAAATTGCAGTACTGAAGATTTAGGCTGTAGTTCTTCACATGATAAAGGTGTCGATAGTTCAGTTTTTCTAAAAAGCGAGTTCAGTTCATCAAAAATCAAAGCTGTCCTCGATATCCTGCAGTCGCTTTCCCAACAAGACAGCCCAAACTCAGCACAGCCTGGTCAAATGCCTTCTTCCTCACAGCTACAGCCATATGATGACGACGATGTTACCATTGTAGAGCCAATGAGTCTTCACTCATCTTTACCTAGCCAGGGGGCTGTAAAGACGATAATATTTTCTCAGTGGACAAGTATGCTTGACTTGGTTGAGGTGTGTTTTCTTGAAAATGGTATAGTATTCAGAAGATTAGATGGCACAATGAGTCTAGCAGCAAGAGACACGGCCGTTAAAGAATTCAGCAAGAATCCAGAT GTAAAGGTGATGCTGATGTCTCTAAAGGCTGGAAACCTTGGGTTGAATATGATAGCTGCATGTCATGTTATTCTCTTGGATCTTTGGTGGAATCCTACAACCGAAGATCAGGCTATTGATCGTGCACATCGTATTGGACAAACTCGGCCAGTTACTGTTACTCGAATTACTGTAAAAGATACCGTTGAGGATAGAATTTTGTCTCTTCAG gaagagaaaaggaaaatggTTGCATCTGCATTTGGTGAAGATAATGGTGGAAGCTCTGCAACACGTCTAACAGTAGATGATCTCAAATATCTATTTATGGTGTAG
- the LOC104746404 gene encoding helicase-like transcription factor CHR27 isoform X1 produces MGTLLTREFRMHLVLTMRDCRLSKLLKEPFHPLLILLPFLPEAALTIQVXTSNASGSRFSSDYSRPAVSPVRNKSTFGDHDSADYERLPSQQALKRTLPPSFNPPPIPSRSGPNNTSNASGSRFSSDNSRPAVSPVRNKSTFGDHYSGAHAEIGIHRGMNGVRILPPSLNHGTSASVSHLAGSSDPVHRFGIDEDRNANNDERLVYQAALQGLNQPMTEIDLHPGTLSVPLMRHQKIALAWMFQKETRSLHCSGGILADDQGLGKTVSTIALILKQKLESQLKSKKSSNQEIEALVLDADDESDNAKPESGSHVKPEFNVSNNCEIKVLTAGGNDENGALDMEKVKDEEENSSTRAFKWKRPAAGTLIVCPASVVRQWARELEEKVSEESKLSVLVYHGGNRTKDPNELAEYDVVVTTYAIVTNEAPEKPLVDEDENDEKNTENYSISLSKYKKRKATAIANKKSKKRGRKNTDSSSSEPDCGALAKVGWFRIVLDEAQTIKNHRTQVAKACCTLRAKMRWCLSGTPIQNTIDDLFSYFRFLRYDPYAAYKSFYNTIKVPISRNSPHGYKKLQAVLKTIMLRRTKGTLLDGKPIINLPPKKVNLSKVEFSVEERSFYRKLEADSRSQFKAYAAAGTLSQNYANILLMLLRLRQACDHPQLVKGYNPEPVGKVSEEAARRLPRETRMRLINCLLESSSAICYVCDDPPENPVVTLCGHVFCYQCVLDYMNGDEDMCPVPRCRQQLGHDVVFSESSLRNCSTEDLGCSSSHDKGVDSSVFLKSEFSSSKIKAVLDILQSLSQQDSPNSAQPGQMPSSSQLQPYDDDDVTIVEPMSLHSSLPSQGAVKTIIFSQWTSMLDLVEVCFLENGIVFRRLDGTMSLAARDTAVKEFSKNPDVKVMLMSLKAGNLGLNMIAACHVILLDLWWNPTTEDQAIDRAHRIGQTRPVTVTRITVKDTVEDRILSLQEEKRKMVASAFGEDNGGSSATRLTVDDLKYLFMV; encoded by the exons ATGGGAACACTGTTAACTCGAGAATTTCGAATGCATCTGGTGCTGACTATGAGAGACTGCCGTCTCAGCAAGCTCTTAAAAGAACCCTTCCACCCTCTTTTAATCCTCCTCCCATTCCTTCCAGAAGCGGCCCTAACAATACAAGTAATNACAAGTAACGCTAGTGGGAGTCGCTTTAGCTCGGATTATAGTCGTCCAGCTGTGTCACCTGTACGCAACAAGAGCACCTTTGGTGATCATGATAGTGCTGACTATGAGAGACTGCCGTCTCAGCAAGCTCTTAAAAGAACCCTTCCACCCTCTTTTAATCCCCCTCCCATTCCTTCCAGAAGCGGCCCTAACAATACAAGTAATGCCAGTGGGAGTCGCTTTAGCTCGGATAATAGTCGTCCAGCTGTGTCACCTGTACGCAACAAGAGTACCTTTGGTGATCATTATAGTGGAGCCCATGCTGAGATAGGAATCCATCGTGGCATGAATGGGGTTAGGATCCTGCCTCCATCTCTGAATCATGGAACGTCTGCTTCTGTTTCTCATCTTGCTGGTTCAAGTGATCCAGTGCACAGGTTTGGCATTGATGAAGATAGGAATGCTAATAACGATGAGAGGCTGGTCTACCAGGCTGCACTACAG GGTTTGAATCAACCCATGACCGAAATCGATCTACATCCTGGTACTCTTTCAGTTCCTCTTATGAGGCATCAG AAAATTGCGTTAGCATGGATGTTTCAGAAGGAAACGAGAAGTTTGCATTGTTCAGGAGGGATACTAGCAGATGATCAG GGACTTGGTAAGACGGTCTCCACGATTGCTCTTATCCTAAAGCAAAAGCTTGAGTCACAATTgaagtccaaaaagtcaagcAATCAAGAAATTGAGGCATTGGTCCTGGATGCTGATGATGAGTCAGACAATGCAAAGCCTGAAAGTGGTAGTCATGTAAAACCAGAGTTCAATGTTTCGAACAATTGTGAGATCAAGGTTCTGACTGCTGGTGGTAATGATGAGAATGGCGCTTTAGATATGGAGAAagtcaaagatgaagaagagaattcTTCAACACGGGCATTTAAGTGGAAGAGACCAGCTGCTGGTACATTAATTGTTTGTCCAGCGAGTGTTGTAAGGCAGTGGGCAAGAGAACTTGAGGAGAAGGTTTCTGAAGAATCCAAACTTTCTGTGTTAGTCTACCATGGTGGAAATAGAACCAAAGATCCTAATGAATTAGCAGAATATGATGTGGTTGTGACAACTTACGCTATTGTTACTAATGAAGCTCCCGAAAAACCTTTGGTCGATGAGGATGAGAACGATGAGAAAAATACTGAAAATTATAGTATTTCCCTCTCCAAGTATAAGAAACGGAAAGCCACGGCGATTGCCAATAAGAAGAGTAAAAAAAGAGGTAGAAAAAACACTGACAGTTCTTCTTCTGAGCCTGATTGCGGGGCTCTAGCAAAAGTTGGGTGGTTCAGAATAGTACTGGATGAAGCTCAGACAATAAAGAATCATAGAACACAAGTGGCAAAAGCCTGTTGCACTCTTCGAGCCAAAATGAGGTGGTGTCTGTCTGGAACACCAATACAAAATACGATTGATGATTTGTTTAGCTATTTCAGGTTTCTTAGATATGATCCATATGCGGCGTACAAGTCATTTTATAATACAATCAAGGTTCCAATTTCCAGAAATTCTCCCCACGGTTACAAGAAGCTTCAAGCTGTTCTAAAGACTATAATGCTGCGCCGCACCAAAG GAACATTGCTTGATggaaaaccaataattaatcTACCTCCAAAGAAAGTTAATTTGAGCAAGGTAGAGTTTTCAGTGGAGGAGCGGTCTTTCTACAGAAAGCTTGAAGCGGATTCTCGTTCACAATTCAAG GCCTATGCTGCTGCGGGAACTTTGAGTCAAAACTATGCAAATATTCTTCTGATGCTTTTGCGACTACGCCAAGCCTGCGACCACCCACAACTTGTTAAAGGATATAACCCGGAACCTGTTGGTAAAGTATcagaagaagcagctagaagacTCCCTAGGGAGACTCGAATGAGACTGATCAATTGCTTATTAGAGTCATCATCTGCCATCTGCTATGTCTGCGAT GATCCACCAGAAAACCCTGTTGTTACGCTATGTGGCCATGTATTTTGCTATCAATGTGTTTTAGATTATATGAATGGCGATGAGGACATGTGCCCTGTACCGAGATGCAGACAACAGCTTGGGCATGATGTTGTTTTCTCTGAATCTTCTCTTAGAAATTGCAGTACTGAAGATTTAGGCTGTAGTTCTTCACATGATAAAGGTGTCGATAGTTCAGTTTTTCTAAAAAGCGAGTTCAGTTCATCAAAAATCAAAGCTGTCCTCGATATCCTGCAGTCGCTTTCCCAACAAGACAGCCCAAACTCAGCACAGCCTGGTCAAATGCCTTCTTCCTCACAGCTACAGCCATATGATGACGACGATGTTACCATTGTAGAGCCAATGAGTCTTCACTCATCTTTACCTAGCCAGGGGGCTGTAAAGACGATAATATTTTCTCAGTGGACAAGTATGCTTGACTTGGTTGAGGTGTGTTTTCTTGAAAATGGTATAGTATTCAGAAGATTAGATGGCACAATGAGTCTAGCAGCAAGAGACACGGCCGTTAAAGAATTCAGCAAGAATCCAGAT GTAAAGGTGATGCTGATGTCTCTAAAGGCTGGAAACCTTGGGTTGAATATGATAGCTGCATGTCATGTTATTCTCTTGGATCTTTGGTGGAATCCTACAACCGAAGATCAGGCTATTGATCGTGCACATCGTATTGGACAAACTCGGCCAGTTACTGTTACTCGAATTACTGTAAAAGATACCGTTGAGGATAGAATTTTGTCTCTTCAG gaagagaaaaggaaaatggTTGCATCTGCATTTGGTGAAGATAATGGTGGAAGCTCTGCAACACGTCTAACAGTAGATGATCTCAAATATCTATTTATGGTGTAG